A DNA window from Panthera tigris isolate Pti1 chromosome X, P.tigris_Pti1_mat1.1, whole genome shotgun sequence contains the following coding sequences:
- the AMELX gene encoding amelogenin, X isoform — protein sequence MGTWILFACLLGAAFAMPLPPHPGHPGYINFSYENSHFQAIDIDRTAASVLTPLKWYQNMIRHPYPSYGYEPMGGWLHHQIIPVLSQQNPPNHALQPHHHIPMVPAQQPVVPQQPMMPVPGQHSMTPTQHHQPNLPLPAQQPFQPQPVQPQPHQPIQPQPPVHPIQPLPPQPPLPPLFPIQPLPPMLPDLPLEAWPATDKTKREEVVSIP from the exons ATGGGGACCTGGATTTTGTTTGCCTGCCTCCTGGGAGCAGCCTTTGCTATGCCC CTACCACCTCATCCTGGGCACCCTGGTTATATCAACTTCAGCTATgag AACTCACACTTTCAGGCTATCGATATTGACAGGACTGCAGCATCA GTGCTCACTCCTCTGAAGTGGTACCAGAACATGATAAGGCATCCG TACCCTTCCTATGGTTACGAACCCATGGGTGGATGGCTGCACCACCAAATCATTCCCGTGCTGTCCCAGCAGAACCCCCCGAATCACGCCCTGCAGCCTCATCACCACATCCCCATGGTGCCAGCTCAGCAGCCCGTGGTCCCCCAGCAACCAATGATGCCAGTTCCTGGCCAACACTCCATGACTCCAACCCAACACCACCAGCCAaacctccctctgcctgcccagcAGCCCTTCCAGCCCCAGCCCGTCCAGCCGCAGCCTCACCAGCCCATCCAGCCCCAGCCACCCGTGCACCCCATCCAGCCCCTGCCGCCACAGCCACCTCTGCCTCCGCTGTTCCCCATacagcccctgccccccatgcTTCCTGACCTGCCTCTGGAAGCTTGGCCAGCAACAGACAAGACCAAGCGGGAAGAAGTGGTGAGTATCCCTTGA